From Cinclus cinclus chromosome 2, bCinCin1.1, whole genome shotgun sequence, one genomic window encodes:
- the HSF2BP gene encoding heat shock factor 2-binding protein, producing the protein MWRSAGLAGDAQKAETKEEFVKVRRRDLERLTTEVMQLRDFLPKIVNGDILGTFQKLDAIESNLEKKEEEIEQLRMDCEHFRARLETAQADCMREKKEKLDLQQQLSEAKQQLLQQAEYCTEMGAAVCTLLWGVSSNEEAVKSILGGTKAVKFFAITAQTMESFVKSLSEDMKQQDLDSEENQFVLALAGIVTNVAALACGREFLVSSSQELLDTMMHLLGEMKPGLCNKFKVLMLMSLYNVSINMKGLKYISESPGFIPLLWWLLNDPDTEVCLHALRLLQSVLLEPEVLARSGAEVRETLPLQRIFALSQSRHAELQALAKELLEDLKMFDCQA; encoded by the exons ATGTGGCGCAGCGCCGGCCTCGCTGGCGACGCGCAG aaggCTGAGACCAAAGAGGAATTTGTGAAAGTTAGAAGGAGGGATTTGGAAAGGCTGACAACTGAAGTTATGCAACTGCGGGATTTCTTACCCAAAATAGTAAATGGAGATATCTTGGGGACATTCCAGAAGTTGGATGCTATTGAATCAA AcctggagaagaaggaggaggaaatagAGCAGCTGAGAATGGATTGTGAGCACTTCAGAGCCCGTCTGGAAACGGCCCAGGCAGATTGCATGAGAGAGAAGAAG gagaaactggacctgcagcagcagctgagcgaggccaagcagcagctcctgcagcaggcagagtaTTGCACAGAGATGGGAGCAGCAGTGTGCACCTTGCTCTGGGGGGTATCCAGCAATGAGGAGGCTGTGAAATCCATTCTAGGAGGA ACTAAAGCAGTAAAGTTTTTTGCAATCACTGCCCAGACCATGGAGAGCTTTGTGAAGTCATTAAGTGAAGACATGAAACAGCAGGATTTGGATTCTGAGGAAAATCAGTTTGTTTTAGCTTTGGCAGGGATTGTAACAA ATGTGGCTGCACTGGCATGTGGCCGTGAGTTCCTGGTCAGTTCCAGTCAGGAATTACTGGACACTATGATGCATCTCCTGGGAGAAATGAAGCCAGGACTCTGTAACAAATTTAAAGT GCTAATGCTAATGTCACTTTACAATGTGAGTATCAACATGAAAGGCTTGAAGTACATCAGTGAGAGTCCAGGTTTTATTCCCCTGCTTTGGTGGCTGTTGAATG ACCCGGACACAGAGGTTTGCCTGCACGCCCTGCGGCTGCTGCAGTcggtgctgctggagccagaggTGCTGGCCAGGTCGGGCGCCGAGGTGCGCGAGACGCTGCCCTTGCAGCGCATCTTCGCTCTGTCCCAGAGCCGGCACGCAGAGCTGCAGGCCCTCGCCAAAGAACTCCTCGAGGACCTTAAAATGTTTGACTGCCAAGCATAG